In Paenibacillus sp. 1781tsa1, one DNA window encodes the following:
- a CDS encoding siphovirus Gp157 family protein yields the protein MTSLYKLSEDYKFLSEYLEAALENDEIGEDDFEMYKDTLEALEDGIENKCENIVKFMRNLEGAIAAHKVEEQRFSKKRKYMENKQERLKNLLHEYLEGNNIEKMNAGVFKVKLQVNPPSINVYDPTKIPDTYKIAQEPKIDSKALLKDVKNGVEVEGAVLVTDKKHIRIS from the coding sequence ATGACATCACTATACAAATTATCTGAAGATTACAAATTCCTAAGCGAATACCTTGAAGCTGCTCTAGAGAACGACGAAATTGGAGAAGATGACTTTGAAATGTATAAAGATACACTCGAAGCATTAGAAGACGGCATTGAAAATAAATGTGAGAATATCGTGAAATTCATGCGAAATCTTGAAGGGGCGATTGCAGCTCATAAGGTTGAAGAACAACGTTTCAGTAAGAAACGTAAGTACATGGAGAACAAACAAGAGCGTTTGAAAAATCTTTTACATGAATACCTTGAAGGCAACAATATTGAGAAGATGAATGCTGGAGTGTTTAAAGTTAAACTACAAGTAAATCCGCCTTCAATCAATGTCTACGATCCAACGAAGATTCCAGATACATATAAGATAGCACAGGAACCGAAGATTGATAGTAAAGCTTTGCTTAAGGATGTTAAAAACGGTGTAGAAGTTGAAGGTGCAGTTCTTGTAACAGACAAAAAACACATTAGAATAAGTTAG
- a CDS encoding DUF5677 domain-containing protein, with amino-acid sequence MNDEIRKSVYEECDEEVSLVWNILINEKIVRNSIQSKYAAANSATNIERLDFLVLIFEEIFTLYRSLVLNSIEGYYVPSIISTRSLIECVINCKYILEDQTNSRMKSFQNNPFKWTNKSISYRANSIGERSLYKSFYNMTSNYTHLNFVSLAQKIGENNIVYPSPFYMKDKVKNTLNINNAMVISFLRYIVDKFELNLNILSELKINKDVSEMIEFFRYEDIILDRFAEVAEMTPEQKQLMVKEFRSFLNRTKNTVNKSKKKKRR; translated from the coding sequence TTGAACGATGAAATTAGAAAGTCTGTATATGAAGAATGTGACGAAGAGGTAAGTTTAGTTTGGAATATATTGATAAACGAAAAAATTGTACGAAACTCGATTCAATCTAAATATGCTGCTGCTAATTCTGCGACAAACATTGAAAGATTAGATTTTCTTGTCCTTATTTTCGAAGAAATTTTTACATTGTACAGATCGTTAGTGCTCAATTCAATTGAAGGATATTATGTTCCTTCGATTATATCTACAAGATCTTTAATAGAGTGTGTAATAAATTGCAAATACATACTTGAGGATCAAACCAACTCAAGAATGAAATCTTTTCAAAATAACCCTTTTAAGTGGACAAATAAAAGTATTAGTTACAGAGCCAATAGTATAGGCGAAAGAAGTCTATATAAATCATTTTACAATATGACTTCAAACTACACACACCTTAACTTTGTATCGTTAGCTCAGAAAATTGGAGAAAATAATATTGTCTATCCTTCGCCATTTTATATGAAAGACAAGGTGAAGAATACATTGAACATAAACAATGCTATGGTAATCAGTTTCTTGAGATACATAGTAGATAAATTCGAACTAAATTTAAATATACTGAGTGAATTGAAAATAAACAAAGACGTAAGCGAAATGATTGAATTTTTCAGATATGAAGACATTATTTTGGATAGGTTTGCGGAAGTTGCTGAAATGACCCCTGAGCAAAAGCAATTAATGGTAAAAGAGTTTCGATCATTTCTTAATAGAACAAAGAATACGGTAAATAAATCAAAGAAAAAGAAAAGAAGATAA
- a CDS encoding dATP/dGTP diphosphohydrolase domain-containing protein, which produces MNEVVKGVGKDAPTVINELGGKQSQVLYRFDLLNPAAMFEMTKVLKYGADKYGADNWMNIEVRDHINHMLIHAYAYLAGDTSDEHLSHIMCRAMFAQAVELKNQQYQKDRVVCE; this is translated from the coding sequence ATGAACGAAGTTGTTAAAGGAGTAGGGAAGGACGCTCCTACAGTTATCAACGAACTTGGCGGGAAGCAGTCACAAGTCCTGTATCGATTTGATCTACTCAATCCAGCAGCAATGTTTGAAATGACGAAAGTCTTAAAGTATGGAGCAGATAAATATGGTGCAGATAATTGGATGAACATTGAAGTAAGAGACCACATCAATCACATGTTGATTCATGCATATGCTTATTTGGCTGGAGATACCTCTGATGAGCATCTGTCACATATTATGTGTCGTGCAATGTTTGCGCAAGCTGTAGAACTGAAAAATCAGCAATATCAGAAAGACAGAGTAGTTTGTGAATAG
- a CDS encoding 3D domain-containing protein → MEVLLSLLLALSIGQAGLESANQAREAKNTTKIESVKVEKSVESKKVVQKEVKQVKETTSKKSNNNYDWMYFELTAYTNHENSTGKSKGHPDYGKTASGVMTKEGVTIAADWKVLPEGTKVYIEGVGERIVQDVGGAIKKNKIDVYFESKKDAIDFGRKKNVRVRIID, encoded by the coding sequence TTGGAAGTACTCCTATCTCTATTGTTGGCACTGTCCATTGGTCAGGCAGGATTAGAAAGTGCCAATCAAGCACGAGAAGCGAAAAACACGACTAAGATTGAGAGTGTTAAAGTTGAAAAGTCGGTTGAGTCTAAGAAAGTTGTCCAAAAGGAAGTTAAGCAAGTTAAAGAAACCACTAGCAAGAAGAGTAATAATAATTATGATTGGATGTATTTCGAATTGACCGCTTATACTAATCACGAAAATAGCACTGGTAAAAGCAAAGGACATCCCGATTATGGGAAGACGGCAAGCGGAGTAATGACCAAAGAAGGGGTAACAATTGCTGCTGACTGGAAAGTGTTACCCGAAGGAACAAAGGTGTACATTGAAGGTGTTGGAGAAAGAATTGTACAGGACGTTGGGGGAGCAATAAAAAAGAACAAGATCGATGTTTATTTTGAAAGTAAAAAAGATGCAATAGATTTTGGTAGAAAGAAGAATGTAAGAGTAAGAATTATTGATTAG
- a CDS encoding AAA family ATPase produces the protein MSWRKAAVSKNVPKVDLQAYNVLVAGGFKAGKTRLWKEVMELFYPNDPDAGLLLAFEDGYTSWELESIIDMHNRDWKFFKEVAVKNLVAEAAEKRITKVLGIDTIDRMWAMAEEYIIDTYSKKYAKKFASLQDITESVKELNGHTLTKQEVWQQIDILKKSGYGFFWLCWTKEKETTTIDDVKFQSIELSLSKSGRDIFESQAHLIVTLFNEVVVIDKEGNELEENKKTKGGKDVASKFHKSEVMMYFRPSNYISIGGGRFTDLPDKVDYSAKNFLEVFENAVKGQLKNTSATVEELKITQEQDRDVQARVAVEQVEQIQMSSDELKKSIAESMQKFDYNQRKELIGPKFMELLGDLDYRKSEDVSKLSETLKYIEQLQA, from the coding sequence ATGAGTTGGAGAAAAGCTGCTGTATCAAAGAATGTTCCTAAAGTAGACCTACAAGCATACAACGTACTGGTGGCAGGTGGTTTTAAAGCGGGAAAAACTAGATTGTGGAAAGAGGTCATGGAGCTATTTTATCCAAACGACCCAGACGCCGGTTTGTTGCTTGCTTTTGAAGATGGTTATACGTCATGGGAGCTTGAATCAATCATTGATATGCATAACCGTGATTGGAAATTCTTTAAAGAGGTCGCTGTTAAGAACCTTGTGGCTGAAGCCGCCGAAAAAAGAATTACCAAGGTTCTAGGAATTGATACAATTGATCGAATGTGGGCGATGGCAGAAGAATACATTATTGATACATATTCTAAAAAGTATGCTAAGAAATTTGCATCGCTTCAAGACATCACTGAGAGTGTAAAAGAATTGAACGGTCATACACTTACAAAACAAGAAGTATGGCAGCAAATTGATATTTTGAAGAAGAGTGGGTATGGATTCTTTTGGCTTTGTTGGACTAAAGAAAAAGAAACAACCACTATTGATGATGTCAAGTTTCAATCTATTGAACTGTCACTGAGTAAGTCAGGTAGAGATATTTTTGAATCTCAGGCGCACCTAATTGTAACATTATTTAATGAGGTTGTAGTAATTGATAAAGAAGGAAATGAGCTTGAGGAGAATAAGAAGACCAAGGGTGGTAAAGATGTTGCCTCTAAATTCCACAAGAGTGAGGTTATGATGTACTTTAGACCATCAAACTATATCTCTATTGGTGGAGGACGATTCACAGATTTACCTGATAAGGTTGACTATAGTGCCAAAAACTTTTTGGAAGTGTTTGAGAATGCAGTTAAAGGTCAGTTGAAGAATACGTCTGCTACAGTAGAAGAATTGAAAATCACTCAAGAACAAGATCGTGATGTACAAGCAAGAGTAGCTGTCGAACAAGTTGAACAAATACAGATGTCCTCAGATGAACTCAAGAAAAGCATTGCTGAATCGATGCAAAAGTTTGATTACAATCAACGAAAAGAGCTGATTGGTCCTAAATTTATGGAGCTTCTAGGAGATTTGGATTATCGCAAATCAGAAGATGTATCAAAACTATCAGAAACATTGAAGTATATTGAGCAACTACAAGCTTAA
- a CDS encoding cyclic lactone autoinducer peptide, with product MIKLNFMKFTMTMVGFALSAIAYAGVNTASWTLIHSEPVPEEMK from the coding sequence ATGATTAAATTGAACTTTATGAAATTTACTATGACAATGGTTGGTTTTGCACTAAGCGCAATTGCTTATGCCGGTGTAAATACAGCAAGCTGGACGCTGATCCACAGCGAACCAGTACCTGAAGAAATGAAATAA
- a CDS encoding accessory gene regulator B family protein, producing the protein MIDRYVNNLSQTLVSKYPKELPPYGITRYGIKFIITNILPIMLLLLVGFMLNNYNNVLMSILSFSLLRMTSGGYHSKYPELCLIYSTIIILSIASFGNNFEGFEWVISGIALILVTIFAPSNIENQTKILKKYFKYLKYISILTVLIGALIQNPIVSCSMLAQSLLLIRMKGGE; encoded by the coding sequence ATGATCGATAGATATGTAAACAACCTTTCCCAAACACTAGTTTCCAAATATCCTAAAGAGTTGCCGCCATATGGTATAACAAGATACGGAATTAAGTTTATAATCACCAACATCTTACCTATCATGTTATTGTTACTTGTCGGTTTTATGTTAAACAACTATAATAATGTTTTAATGAGTATTTTATCATTCTCATTGCTCAGAATGACTTCAGGAGGGTATCACAGTAAATATCCAGAATTATGCTTAATTTATTCAACAATAATTATACTTTCTATAGCTTCATTTGGTAATAACTTTGAGGGTTTTGAATGGGTAATTTCTGGTATAGCTTTAATTTTAGTTACGATATTTGCACCATCAAATATTGAGAATCAAACTAAGATTTTAAAAAAGTATTTTAAGTACTTAAAGTACATATCAATTTTAACTGTATTGATCGGAGCTCTAATTCAGAATCCAATTGTTAGTTGCTCAATGTTGGCACAAAGTCTCCTTTTGATTCGCATGAAGGGAGGTGAATAA
- a CDS encoding DNA sulfur modification protein DndB: MKFERIDIEKRILNTLNGIKNSRKSLNELNIKLSERNVPFGIIESINSNPQIITEIDIPIIIGISMALYDLTKDNNLHTESLFGNREIRDALDILNSTLSEKIYLPLPFNDVLKIKDDSYVTKISIKQLVKMFESQLIIYDYEAQRGANFKVNKSGGIVKTPILNKASVKRIAGKMSKNDYFEDMITLNVYSTEIEPLTYHEDQRSLVINNGSIISIVDGFHRLQGAVAALHLNPNLDLDLILSIRSYDQITAQRFFGQLNTINVLPKARRNELSQVRMSDKVVSNLQRKSEFGNRIISSNKISEINGDLTTFDVLSYAIDSQYKIEKQFDILQTTDYLDNFFVYLLGIYSEEFSLNAQESTRTLLKHPLMFLGYIVIAKYMQDNKVPLSEIKNVIEKIDLEDNNLKSLLVEKGITGNSRARNNIIEYFESLFRGVK; the protein is encoded by the coding sequence ATGAAATTTGAAAGAATTGATATTGAAAAAAGGATTTTAAACACATTGAATGGGATTAAGAATTCAAGAAAGTCACTGAATGAATTAAATATTAAATTATCTGAACGAAATGTCCCTTTCGGTATAATTGAATCAATAAACTCAAATCCTCAAATAATAACTGAAATTGACATACCAATTATAATTGGAATATCTATGGCACTTTACGATTTAACTAAAGATAACAACCTACATACAGAGTCTTTGTTCGGAAACAGAGAAATTAGAGATGCCTTAGATATTTTAAACAGTACTCTTAGCGAAAAAATATATCTTCCATTACCTTTTAACGATGTATTAAAAATTAAAGATGATAGCTATGTAACTAAGATATCAATTAAACAATTAGTCAAGATGTTTGAGAGTCAACTCATAATATATGACTACGAGGCACAACGTGGCGCAAATTTTAAAGTGAACAAGTCTGGGGGGATTGTGAAAACTCCTATCCTAAACAAGGCTAGTGTTAAGCGAATTGCAGGTAAAATGTCCAAAAACGATTATTTTGAGGACATGATAACATTGAACGTTTATTCTACAGAAATTGAGCCTCTAACTTATCATGAAGATCAAAGGTCTCTTGTTATTAATAATGGTTCAATTATTTCTATTGTAGATGGTTTCCATAGGCTACAGGGTGCTGTAGCTGCGCTACATTTAAATCCTAACTTAGATTTGGATTTAATTCTTTCAATAAGATCTTACGATCAAATAACTGCTCAAAGATTTTTTGGTCAATTGAATACAATAAATGTCTTGCCTAAAGCTAGAAGAAACGAATTGTCTCAAGTAAGAATGTCAGATAAAGTGGTATCTAACTTGCAAAGAAAATCAGAGTTCGGAAATAGAATCATATCATCAAATAAAATTAGTGAAATAAATGGTGATTTAACAACATTTGATGTCTTGTCATATGCAATAGATAGTCAATATAAAATAGAAAAACAATTTGATATACTTCAAACAACAGACTATTTAGACAATTTCTTTGTCTATTTACTTGGGATATACTCTGAAGAGTTTTCCTTAAATGCTCAAGAGAGTACACGTACGTTACTTAAACACCCTTTGATGTTTTTGGGATATATTGTGATTGCAAAGTATATGCAAGATAATAAAGTTCCTTTAAGTGAGATTAAGAATGTGATTGAAAAAATCGATTTAGAAGACAATAATTTAAAATCATTACTCGTTGAAAAAGGTATCACTGGAAACTCTAGGGCGCGCAACAACATAATCGAGTATTTCGAATCTTTATTTAGAGGTGTAAAATAA
- a CDS encoding helix-turn-helix transcriptional regulator: MSSTDKNWWFEIKLQSILDSRRISNREFSRLTGIRHSTINDLCNNEVKSIPLKNLAIICEVLNIVDLNELIKVHK, from the coding sequence ATGTCAAGTACAGATAAAAATTGGTGGTTTGAAATAAAATTACAATCTATATTAGACTCACGAAGAATTTCAAATAGAGAATTTTCTCGGCTTACAGGGATTAGACATTCTACTATTAACGATCTATGTAATAATGAAGTTAAATCAATACCCTTAAAAAATCTAGCTATAATTTGTGAAGTATTAAATATCGTTGATCTAAATGAGCTCATAAAAGTACATAAGTAA
- a CDS encoding type II toxin-antitoxin system PemK/MazF family toxin: MAVAMDRVMNKEVKRLDMWNANLGSNRGSVQSGERPVVVLGNDRGNKYSPVVIVAPVTSKVKKPMPTHVKVGAEEVGLYDDSIILLEQIMTISKDQLDFKIASLSEKFHAPIKSALAVSLQML, from the coding sequence ATGGCAGTTGCTATGGATCGAGTGATGAATAAAGAAGTTAAAAGACTTGATATGTGGAATGCAAACTTAGGAAGTAATCGAGGCAGTGTTCAAAGCGGTGAGAGACCAGTGGTTGTATTGGGAAATGATAGGGGCAACAAATATAGTCCAGTAGTAATTGTTGCGCCAGTAACAAGTAAAGTAAAAAAGCCAATGCCCACACATGTTAAAGTTGGTGCAGAAGAAGTAGGTCTATATGATGATAGCATTATATTGTTGGAGCAAATCATGACAATATCTAAAGATCAATTAGATTTCAAAATTGCTAGTTTATCTGAGAAATTTCATGCGCCAATTAAGAGCGCTTTGGCAGTTTCGCTTCAGATGCTTTAA
- a CDS encoding RsfA family transcriptional regulator, which translates to MERKDNWTKEEDLLLSTIILTKISKGETQLSGFTDVGLKLNRTAAACGFRWNSTIRHIYKKEILKAKLTKLRNKQSPSQPPKKYRDIEDIITYIQQVHNDLLAIESQIEVYRTKIRLVSLEIDSRRSERTLDALQNQEALTLLLAKAAELGLFEHNKKPAI; encoded by the coding sequence ATGGAAAGAAAAGACAACTGGACCAAAGAGGAAGATCTATTACTATCTACAATTATATTAACCAAAATTTCTAAGGGAGAAACACAATTAAGTGGATTTACTGATGTAGGGTTGAAACTTAATCGTACAGCAGCAGCGTGCGGATTTAGATGGAACAGTACAATCCGTCATATTTACAAAAAAGAAATTTTAAAGGCCAAACTCACTAAGCTTAGAAACAAACAATCTCCCTCGCAACCCCCGAAGAAGTATCGAGACATTGAGGATATTATTACTTATATTCAACAAGTGCATAATGACCTACTCGCCATAGAATCGCAGATAGAGGTGTATCGTACGAAGATACGCCTTGTATCATTAGAAATAGATTCTAGGCGTTCAGAAAGGACGCTGGACGCGTTACAGAACCAAGAAGCACTTACACTGTTACTTGCAAAAGCCGCTGAATTGGGGCTATTCGAACATAACAAAAAACCCGCCATTTAA
- a CDS encoding DUF262 domain-containing protein, with amino-acid sequence MDSKFIRSEGYIMAKRKNEVNQEELAQAAHERALKELEEKLHLISEPTYIFEIGEPVSLGALEDVVVLANLHEGKIVELGYTSVKTNYGNPIRNENQKGYWLWTEIRKLNSNRDSHVKNEDIRLSYSQMGLESLFHKAYYFGVDFDPEYQRNYVWNESDKVKLIDAIFNNVDIGKFAFIHLSDEEWEANGRKYSYEILDGKQRLRAILDFYESRFKYKGLYFKDMSPRDQLHFRRYAISSAETRNLDREQKLRYFLMLNTGGRIMSEEHLDVVRELLNEVQKS; translated from the coding sequence ATGGATAGCAAATTTATTAGAAGCGAGGGATACATAATGGCAAAAAGGAAAAACGAGGTAAACCAAGAAGAGTTGGCTCAAGCAGCACACGAAAGAGCCTTGAAAGAACTAGAGGAAAAACTACATCTTATCTCTGAACCAACCTATATCTTTGAAATAGGTGAACCAGTATCATTAGGAGCATTGGAGGACGTAGTTGTCTTAGCTAATCTCCATGAAGGAAAAATTGTTGAACTTGGGTATACTTCCGTCAAAACCAATTATGGAAATCCTATCAGAAATGAAAATCAAAAAGGTTACTGGTTGTGGACTGAAATCAGAAAGTTGAACTCCAACAGAGACTCGCATGTAAAAAATGAAGACATTAGACTCAGCTACTCTCAGATGGGACTAGAATCGCTATTCCATAAGGCATATTATTTTGGCGTTGACTTTGATCCAGAATATCAACGGAATTATGTATGGAATGAAAGCGATAAAGTTAAACTAATTGATGCGATTTTTAATAATGTGGATATCGGCAAGTTTGCATTTATTCATCTCTCTGATGAAGAGTGGGAAGCGAATGGTCGCAAGTACTCATATGAGATACTTGACGGGAAGCAACGCCTCAGAGCTATTTTGGATTTCTATGAAAGTAGATTCAAGTATAAAGGATTGTATTTTAAAGATATGTCTCCAAGAGATCAGTTGCATTTTAGAAGGTATGCAATTAGCTCTGCTGAAACACGTAATCTGGACAGAGAACAAAAATTAAGATACTTCCTTATGTTGAATACTGGTGGAAGAATTATGAGCGAAGAACATCTTGATGTCGTGCGGGAGTTGCTCAATGAGGTTCAAAAGTCTTAA
- a CDS encoding DUF3298 and DUF4163 domain-containing protein, whose protein sequence is MKKSILSCFVAILIFVFIVPQHSSFAATILPVKTKTHDYKGQKYVQLTGGKKSAIDKINKELKLHAVTAAKVNTDVKKENKSHFYSSTSSTRYNKNNQISVVFIDAIYTGGAHEMFSTYTYNFNLDTGKKIEMKDIVYTESQISNMIISISYNLTLLKESGRAIFDENIFDFPISPDTPFYLYDGGIVIKFQPYEVAPFSEGFVDVKIPYSVINGPDIAKSNSATVPSSSYIESKIDDDFEGYDEDNLYELSNGQIWKQVEYKYSYTYSYRPDVIIYKDGSRYYMKVEGMTDKVQVERIK, encoded by the coding sequence TTGAAAAAAAGTATTTTAAGTTGTTTTGTGGCAATTCTAATTTTCGTTTTTATCGTTCCTCAACATTCCTCTTTTGCTGCTACAATTTTACCCGTTAAGACAAAAACACACGATTATAAGGGGCAAAAATATGTTCAATTGACTGGTGGTAAGAAAAGTGCAATAGATAAAATTAACAAGGAACTTAAATTACATGCTGTTACAGCAGCTAAAGTAAATACTGATGTAAAAAAAGAGAACAAGTCTCATTTTTATAGTTCAACTTCAAGCACTAGATACAACAAGAACAATCAAATTTCTGTTGTATTTATAGATGCCATTTACACAGGTGGAGCTCATGAAATGTTCTCTACATACACATACAACTTTAATTTGGATACAGGTAAGAAGATTGAAATGAAGGATATTGTTTATACTGAAAGTCAGATTAGCAATATGATAATTTCAATCAGTTACAATTTAACTCTCTTAAAGGAGTCAGGAAGAGCAATTTTTGATGAGAATATTTTCGATTTCCCTATTTCTCCAGACACTCCCTTCTACTTGTATGATGGAGGGATAGTTATTAAATTTCAACCCTATGAAGTAGCGCCATTCTCCGAAGGCTTTGTAGATGTGAAAATTCCCTATTCAGTAATCAATGGCCCCGATATTGCAAAATCAAATAGCGCTACAGTTCCTTCTTCCAGCTATATTGAATCTAAAATTGATGACGATTTTGAAGGATATGATGAAGATAATTTGTATGAGTTATCAAACGGGCAGATATGGAAGCAGGTAGAGTATAAGTACTCATACACATATTCATATAGACCTGACGTGATTATCTACAAAGACGGATCTAGATACTATATGAAAGTTGAAGGAATGACGGATAAAGTTCAAGTTGAAAGAATCAAATAG